CAGTTCATGACCGCCGAGCTGGGCTCATTCACCAAGGTGAGCGATCGATTGATGTCTTGAGTCTCTCTCTATTCATCtgccggtgtgtgtgtgtgtgagatctgTGAGGCTTTTATTGTCCAGAGCTTTGTCTGATAACTGGAAGAGCCCTATAGTGGGGCAGAATGGTTGTGAGTCAATGTACAAGAGGTGTATCCTCCAAATTTTTTGAGACAGTTCCATCTGTTGGTAACCACCAACCCCTTCCCAAGGGCGCTAGTGATCCTCTGTCCCTACAGACGAGgggtctttttgtttttcttccttcAGCTATTCTCTGGTTGCAAAGCACAAGATGCCACCAAAGGTAATTGTAAGTTCTCTGCATGCGCAGCAACCATACTTAGTCAAAGGTCCCCGTTGGTCTCCTGGATCAACTCCTAGGATCCATAACGTCTCACTACTTCAACCTTCAACCTATCTCCTCCTGGTTGCCTGTGTTATGGCTCTAAATGTAACCTGCCTGCCCACAACATGTACTTGCCTATTGGCTTACAAATTTGGCTTGAACAGTTGTAGCCAGTTGGCCAAACAAGGGTTGCTACTTGGGAGCAATCACtagtagcaccctctaccttaggtaggtgtGTTCCAAAggtagtgtttttttgtttttacagccAGTGACGGTAACTTAAGGCAGGCTTTCAGCTAGGCCTGTTTGATTTTGATCTGGGGAGTGGTTTAGAGTAGcagcaggtgactgacatgttacgtcatctctctggtgactccCTCTGGTTTCCAGAAGGTTCTAGAAAAGAGGCGGGGAAAGAGAACTGTGGTGTATCAGGGCACCCTGACCAATCCcctaactaggattggcagggagcAGGCCTCTTTgatatacccagggtcagcctgctgtgggaGGAGTTGTCGGGGGTGGAAGAACTGAGCGATGGAGTGTTAGGCTCCAACCACAGGCGAAAGAGAAAGTCCAAAAGCTCAAAACGAGACCTTCTGACCACCAAGTCACCAAAGAACTCCAAATGAGTTTTCGATTTACGCACAGCTGGTAAGGGTGATCTTGGCTTCCATCATGCCAAATAAAGTGTAGAAGATGTGACCACGCATCAGCCGTCCTTTGAACGACTTTTATTTCACATAATTCTTACAAACTTTTGCCTAAAAGAAAATGGTCTTCATTAGCAACCTTGCACTTAAAAAGATCACTTAAAGTACTTGCTGGAGGCATTGTTTTTCCTTCTTCTCGTTGTTGTtgttttccttcttcttctcgttgttgttgttgttttccttcttcttctcGTTGTTGTtgttttccttcttcttcttgttGTTGCTGTTGTTGTTTTTCCTTCTCATTGTTGCTGTTTTCCTTCTTCTCGTTGTTGTTTTCCTTGTTGTTTCCCTTCTTCTTCTCGTTGttggtttttcttcttcttctcgttgttggtttttcttcttctcctcgttgttggtttttcttcttcttctcgttgttggtttttcttcttcttctcgttgttggtttttcttcttcttctcgttgttgttgttgtttcccTCCTTCTTCTCGTTGTTGTGGTTTTCCTCCTTCTTCTCGTTGTTGTGGTTTTCCTCCTTCTTCTCGTTGTTGTGGTTTTCCTCCTTCTTCTCGTTGTTGTGGTTTTCCTCCTTCTTCTCGTTGTTGCTGTTGTGGTTTTCCTTCTTCTTGTTGTTTCTGTTTTCCTTCTTCTTGTTGTTTTCCTTGTTGTTGTTTCCCTTCTTCTTCTCGTTGTTGTTGTTTCCCTTCTTCTTCTCGTTGTTGTTGTTTCCCTTCTTCTTCTCGTTGTTGTTGTTTCCCTTCTTCTTCTCGTTGTTGTTGTTTCCCTTCTTCTTCTCGTTGTTGTTGTTTCCCTTCTTCTTCTCGTTGTTGGTTttccttgttgttgttgtttcccTTCTTCTTCTCGTTGTTGTTGTGGTTTTCCTTCTTCTCGTTGTTGGTTTTCCTTCTTCTCGTTGTTGGTTTTCCTTCTTCTCGTTGTTGGTTttccttgttgttgttgtttcccTTCTTCTTCTCGTTGTTGTTGTGGTTTTCCTTCTTCTTGTTGTggttttccttctttttctcGTTGTTGGTTTTCCTTCTTCTCAGTTGTTGGTTTTCCTTCTTCTTTTCATTGTTGTTTTTTCCTTCTTCTCGTTGTTGCTGTTGTTGGTTTTCCTTCTTCTCATTGTTGgttttccttcttcttctcattGTTGGTTTTCCTTCTTCTTTTCATTGTTGGTTTTCCTTCTTCTTTTCATTGTTGTTTTTTCCTTCTTCTCGTTGTTGCTGTTGTTGgttttccttcttcttctcattGTTGGTTTTCCTTCTTCTTTTCATTGTTGGTTTTCCTTCTTCTTTTCATTGTTGGTTTTCCTTCTTCTcggttgttttttgtgtgttttcccttttttccacCCCCTTCCCTTTTTACGTCTCAACAGAAGGTGCCCAGTCTGGGCaactgaatttttattttatttttaattctgggGGATTTCCAATGGTCAGAGCCCCTCTTATTTCagacggtcggaccaaaccgatgagactggcccgtcggaccgttttcatcggttcacctctgaagtggccgtacggcctgatatgcgtacacaccgtcagtccaaaatccgagcgggtcagaacgcggtgacgtcaaacacacgacgtgctgaataaaacgaagttcaatgcttccaagcatgcgtcgacttgattctgagcatgcgcgggttttgaaccgatgcttttctgtaccaaccatcggtttggtccgatggggcagcggtctatcggttcggttttgaagcatgtttagaaattttggaccgaaggaaacaaGACCGatgccctatacacacggtctgtttggtccgatgaaaatgaacttcggttcattctcatcggaccaaaccgaccgtgtgtacgcggccttagatttAATGAGTTGGGTGGACTCACATTCCAGAAGAAAGATCTTAATTCTGATGTTAGGATAATGACTTAAGTGGTAGGATGACTATAATGGgattggagggggaggggcagtATAGCTGGTTAAATTAAATGGGATTTACAGTGCAAGGAGCCTCTGAATGGTCACATGCCTGAGCAGTCTATACTGACAATAGTGGTGGGGGGAGGTTGGAATTCCGAGACGGCAAGTAAAGTTCTTGGGGTTCTTTTTTTTAGTAAACCTCATATAGTATAAGCCCTGTACAGATTTGTTATCCCTACACTCATTTTGTAAATATGTacacttctcttctttttttttttcctgatactCAATAAAAGTGTATTGATAACGAAGAAGGAAGGGACATATCTTGCATACCTGGTGCTAAATATTTGGCACCACGTGCCCGTTTCTTGCCTGTTGCACCATTATGCTCCATAAAGGTCTACAAGGCTTTCAGGATCGGCACCCAGAACGAGcgtacattgggccggattcagaaagaagatacgacggcgtatctcctgatacgccgtcgtatctctgagtccgaccgtcgtatctatgcgcctgattcagagaatcaggttacgcatagatatgcctaagatccgacaggtgtaagtgacttacaccgtcggatcttaggctgcaattccaggccggccgctatgtggtgcttccatatcttttacgcgtcgaatatgctaatgagcatttacgcccattcagaaacgaacgaccgcccggcgttttttttttttacgtcgtttgcgttcggctttttccggcggaaagttacccctgctatagcaggggtaagtgcggcgtatcctatgttaagtatggccgtcattcccgcgccgagttttgaatttttttttacgccgtttgcacaagtcgttcgcgaatacggatggacgtaatttatgttaacgccgaaaccaatgacgtccttgcgacgtcatttggagcaatgcgcgctgggatattttacggacagcgcatgcgccgttcaactaaaacgtcaaaaacgcggggtcaacataaatttaaataaaacacgcccccctacatccccatttgaattacgcggccttacgccgcaacacatacgctatgccgctctaactaagggcgcaagttctttgtgaataagaaAACTTGCGCCGTAACGTATAGGAGAtgcgttacgcgggccggacagatatgccaatgtatctgaatccggcccattgactTTTAGCCCATCCCATTCACCGTCCCTTCAGCTCCATCCCATAATTGACCATTTGTCCATCCCATCCACCATCCCGTCCAAATCTATCCATTACTTCTTTGTTACGAATCAACATTCGGACCAAATTTCCGTTTCAGATGTCTCTGAATTTCCAAATCGCTATAGTGACACATTTTTCAATGAATATGAAATTGTAAAACGATTTCTTAAATTTGAAACctattgcaataaatacagtaaggtataAGAGTGAAATAAGGAGATGATTCCTATTTAAGCTGCTGAATAGAATTTCTTCGATTCTTTGTATTGTAttctttgtattgtattttataaAGCAGCCTAAGTAGGAATCATCATATTTCACTTTGTAtacattactgtatttattgcaatataattCCGTTTCGAATTTGATGTCAAAGTAGCGAATATATCAAACCAATTCCAAAACCTTCTAACAGAACAAATTATTAACTTGtaacaaaacaaatttcttccattGTGCACATCTCTAAAGATAAAAtttacaatatttgttttattgccgtccgtgatgtgtgtgtgtgtgttttttcttttttatgtttgtttttgatGACACCCTCTGTCTCCTTTCCTCACTCTTTGTTCCCAAGAACCAGAAGGACCCGCAGACGATCTTGAAGAAGATAATGAAGTCTGTAGATGGTGGGGTTGATGGAAAGCAGGATGGAGAGATTGACTTTCAAGAGTTTCTCAACCTTATCGGTGGGATGATGGTGGCCGGTCATGAGGCCTTGATGAAGTTACCACCAACGCAAAAGGTATCCTACTTGCCTTGCTCCCCTTCCCTACTTGCCTTGCTCACCTCCTCTACTTGCCTTGCCTTGCTCACCTCCCCTACTTACCTTGCTCACCTCCTCTACTTGCCTTGCCTTGCTCACCTCCTCTACTTGCCTTGCCTTGCTCACCTCCTCTACTTGCCTTGCCTTGCTCACCTCCTCTACTTGCCTTGCCTTGCTCACCTCCCCTACTTGCCTTGCCTTGCTCACCTCCCCTACTTGCCTTGCCTTGCTCACCTCCCCTACTTGCCTTGCCTTGCTCACCTCCTCTACTTGCCTTGCCTTGCTCACCTCCTCTACTTGCCTTGCCTTGCTCACCTCCTCTACTTGCCTTGCCTTGCTCACCTCCCCTACTTGCCTTGCCTTGCTCACCTCCCCTACTTGCCTTGCCTTGCTCACCTCCCCTACTTGCCTTGCCTTGCTCACCTCCTCTACTTGCCTTGCCTTGCTCACCTCCTCTACTTGCCTTGCCTTGCTCACCTCCCCTACTTGCCTTGCCTTGCTCACCTCCCCTACTTGCCTTGCTCACCTCCCCTACTTGCCTTGCTCACCTCCCCTACTTGCCTTGCTCACCTCCCCTACTTGCCTTGCTCACCTCCCCTACTTGCCTTGCTCACCTCCCCTACTTGCCTTGCTCACCTCCCCTACTTGCCTTGCTCACCTCCCCTACTTGCCTTGCTCCCCTTCCCACTACTTGCCTTGCTCCTCTCTCTGCTTGCCTTGCTCCTCTCCCTACTTGCCTTGCTCCTCTCCCTGCTTGCCTTGCTCCTCTCCCTACTTGCCTTGCTCACCTCCTCTACTTGCCTTGCCTTGCTCACCTCCCCTACTTGCCTTGCTCACCTCCTCTACTTGCCTTGCCTTGCTCACCTCCCCTACTTGCCTTGCCTTGCTCACCTCCTCTACTTGCCTTGCCTTGCTCACCTCCTCTACTTGCCTTGCCTTGCTCACCTCCCCTACTTGCCTTGCCTTGCTCACCTCCCCTACTTGCCTTGCCTTGCTCACCTCCCCTACTTGCCTTGCCTTGCTCACCTCCTCTACTTGCCTTGCCTTGCTCACCTCCTCTACTTGCCTTGCCTTGCTCACCTCCTCTACTTGCCTTGCCTTGCTCACCTCCCCTACTTGCCTTGCTCACCTCCCCTACTTGCCTTGCTCACCTCCCCTACTTGCCTTGCTCACCTCCCCTACTTGCCTTGCTCACCTCCCCTACTTGCCTTGCTCCCCTTCCCACTACTTGCCTTGCTCCTCTCCCTGCTTGCCTTGCTCCTCTCCCTGCTTTGCCTTGCTCCTCTCCCTGCTTTGCCTTGCTCCTCTCCCTGCTTTGCCTTGCTCCTCTCCCTGCTTTGCCTTGCTCCTCTCCCTGCTTTGCCTTGCTCCTCTCCCTGCTTTGCCTTGCTCCTCTCCCTGCTTTGCCTTGCTCCTCTCCCTGCTTTGCCTTGCTCCCCTCCCTGCTTTGCCTTGCTCCTCTCCCTGCTTTGCCTTGCTCCTCTCCCTGCTTGCCTTGCTCCTCTCCCTGCTTTGCCTTGCTCCTCTCCCTGCTTTGCCTTGCTCCTCTTTTCTACTTGCCTTGCTCCTCTTTTCTACTTGCCTTGCCTTGCCTTGCTCCtctccctacctgcctatttaACCTTTCCCGCCTCGGCTCCGTCAACGGCCAAACGTTGTTGCTTAGCAGTATTTGTTTGTTTGACGCGATGAATCATCCTGGTTTGCGGATCACACCGGATGTGTAACGAGAAACTCTGCAAAAGTCAACAGCCAGAGGGAACGGGgtgaagaattttttatttttttaaagtagcaGGCCGTACCcggaatgaaaaaaattaaagcagaatgcacatttttttttttttaaggcagaattagatttaaaaaaaggatCCTCTCctggcattttaaccacttaagccccgagcctctttctgagatttggtgtttacaagttaaaaacaagttttttttttttgctataaaattacttaaaacccccaaacattataacatttttttcaaacaccctagagaattaaaAGGGCGGTCGTTTCAATACTTATTGTCACACCATATTCACGTAATGGTCCtaaaagcacacttttttgggggggaaatcatttttttattattaaaaaaataacagtacatttttttttattgtgaaagataatgttaggccGAGTATGCCtccactcttctaggaaggctttcTAAAAGATTTTGGAGGGCGTCTTTGAGAATTTGTGATGTTGGATCCTGATGGTGGGTGAAAAGACCTGGCTCACACAATAAACCCCACGTtgggcaccaaataaaaaaaacttgtctTGCGATCGGCATTCCAATTAATCCCAAAAGTGttcggtagggttgaggtcagggctctgtgcaggacactcaaaTTCCTCTACCCCAAATTGGTCacgccatgtctttatggagctaacTTTGtacacagtcatgctggaacagaaaaagggccttcaccaaactgttaTCCCTTGGGAGCCTAGACAGTGGCACCTCGGATTACgaccataatccgttccaggagaatgctcgtaatccaaagcacttgcatatcaaagcgagttttcccatagaagtcaatggaaacgaaaataatttgtttcgcattgacttcaatggcatgcaataccgcatgtggccagaggtggggggggcgccggagagcctcaggacaaccgaggacagctcggctaaaCTGGGGGTGGAAACCCCGGGAACTGATTATTTCCGAGGTTTTCTGctcggctctgcttggctccacctcaggccaaacgcagtactgcacaccgctttggctggAATCATGCTcatgttgcgagacaacactcgcaaacagagttagggtttttttaaaatacagagcTCGTATTGCGACACGCTCGccaaccacgttactcgcaatccgaggttccactgaaaATGTATAAAACGACCTTGCGCAACCTTTACTTCTCCAGAGGAACCCCCTAAGTTTTTCAGGTCACAGGGAACCCTTACTAAAACCAACCTTTTGAGGGCCCATTTTGCCTTTTACAGAGGGCAAAAAAAAGGATtggtgtcatgctgctggctctgccaagtggtgtcCGGTCTTGGAACTGGGTAGGCGCCACCGAATGGCAGGTCAATCAACCACAGCTCCAGGAACCCCCTAGAGACCTCTCAAGGAACCTTGGGTGAGAGAAGCTGGTCTACATGGTCTTTTATGTAGTATTAAGGGTCCCCTTCACCTCATCTGGagtgcagtggcggctggcgctcaaaatttttggggggagcgcaaaacaaactgaattttttttgggggggggggaaaacccccatcaaatgctgccgctTTGccgaatgctgccagtgtgcccatcaaatactgccactgcGCCATAAtttggcacagtagcagcataTTATGGGCAGCATTTTGCTGCCAAATGTTGCCAGGGTGCCcaataaatgctgccagtgtgacgcCCACTcgccgtctgcccggcacttccctgtcttggtggggcagcgggtgatggcGACGAGCGGGGGTCCTTCATGTCTCCTGCGGGCACCTCGACACCGTCCTCATCTCCCGACTACTGCCCTCGCGTCCCGTCGGGTGTCCAATAGCGGCGCCCGTTTCAGCCAATCGAGGTGACATGGTAACCAGACCAgtttacctgattggctgagaggcgggtcagtgttagggaagcaatggGGCCTATGGGGtcgggcacatgaatagggggcgtCAGCGATGACCatatatagattcatgcaatgcatgaatctatggagAGAGCAGGatagggggagagggggcgaaGCTCATGCGCCCTTTATGAAGGCGCCGCCATTGCTGGAGCGAGGTTGACACTTATTTGTATTCCTTGTTGTGTCTATTGTTGCCGTCTCCTCCAATGTGGTCTTTGTTGGCGGCTCTGAGAACATCGAAATACACTTTGTGTGACTGTACGTGTGCCGTATCTTTCCCCCGCAGAACCCCGTCTCCGCCACTAAACCAACAGACATGGAAACCGCCATGGAAAGCATCGTTCGCATCTACCAACACTACGCCGGCAAGAAAGGCGCCAAAAACCAGATGGACTACACGGAGTTCGAGGGATTCATGAAGACCGAACTCAACTCCTTCACCGCTGTACGTACCTCGGCTGTAATCTCTTCCAGGTGGTCTCCATGTTTATTTGGTTCTTCTGGGTAGTGGATAGTTTAGGGaaatgggtgtcatacaccacCCCCACCATTAGATGGAGACACTTGCTAAGCTTTATTATTTTATCCAACCATCTCCTCCCCAGCCTGGCGTTCCCTGCCCTCCTGAAGGCTCcgcatcacatgtgggcgttgCCTAggcaaatacagcctgcctaggaGCGCCCGTTCCTCCAGactaacccaaccccccccccccaatcaaggCATTTGCATaaccccctcccactgcttgcatcaccATGGCTGAGGGCTTT
This window of the Rana temporaria chromosome 13, aRanTem1.1, whole genome shotgun sequence genome carries:
- the LOC120920022 gene encoding uncharacterized protein LOC120920022 isoform X1, with translation MAQMKQSNPTEMERSMEKIITIFQRYAGKEGNATSMNFKEFEQFMTAELGSFTKNQKDPQTILKKIMKSVDGGVDGKQDGEIDFQEFLNLIGGMMVAGHEALMKLPPTQKNPVSATKPTDMETAMESIVRIYQHYAGKKGAKNQMDYTEFEGFMKTELNSFTANQKDPNIVRRLMESVDGSTDGKQDKQLDFQEFMNLIGGMMVACHAAFVTHMKRV
- the LOC120920022 gene encoding uncharacterized protein LOC120920022 isoform X5, whose protein sequence is MAQMKQSNPTEMERSMEKIITIFQRYAGKEGNATSMNFKEFEQFMTAELGSFTKKDPQTILKKIMKSVDGGVDGKQDGEIDFQEFLNLIGGMMVAGHEALMKLPPTQKNPVSATKPTDMETAMESIVRIYQHYAGKKGAKNQMDYTEFEGFMKTELNSFTANQKDPNIVRRLMESVDGSTDGKQDKQLDFQEFMNLIGGMMVACHAAFVTHMKRV